CTGATCATGATCGTCTTTCTGGCGCTCGGCGTTCCGCTCGGCCTCGCGTTGAAGCAAATCGCGTGGGAAGCCGTGACGTCGCGTCAGACCGGCGAAATTGTTGCCGGACAGTTCGGCCGTGATGCGCGGATCAGCGATCTCCAGATCGATTATGAGGCACGGCCACTCGCCATCACCACGACCGTGCTCACCCCGGCCCTGGTCAAAGACGCCGAGCGGTCCGCGGCCGCGGCGCTGACACTGTCGCTCGGTCAGCCCGTGCGGCTCGAAATCGATCAGCTACGTGTCGGCAGCGGCGACGCCGAGACCAATCAGGTCGCGGCCGCACGCGGTCCCGCGCGCGGACTTGCAGGTGAGCGGGTGGCCGACAAGCTGGCGCTCGTTTCCGGGGTCGACAGGGAAAAAGTCCTGGTCGATGCCGAGCGGCGCCGCGCGCTGGTCCGGGCGGCCAGGATCGGTACGGCCGATCTTGCGACCTATCGCGAACTCGAAGCGCGTGTCGCGCACACCGAGCCGAACTGGACCGTCGAGCTTGTGCCGCCGGTTCTCGACTTACCGGCGGTGACGTTCGACAAGGATGAACTGGACGCCACTGGCCGTGAGGCCGTGGGGACGGCAGCATGGGCCGCGCGGCGGCGCGATCTGGCCCTCGATATCGTGGGCGGCAATCCGGCCCGGCGCGCGAAAGTCGCCGCCGCGCTCGGCTTGCCCGAAGAATCGGTACGGATGGCGGCAGGCGGTGCCAGGCTCGAACTGTGGTGGGTCATGACCCCGGTCGAACGCGCGCGGCCATGATCGAATATCGCCCCGCGTTGGGTCTTGGCGAGACCGACCTCGCATGGCTTCAGGCGCGGCACCATTTCTGTTTCGCCGGCTACCAGGATGTCGAGCGCCTCGAATGGGGGCGCACGCGCTATCTCAATCACGATGTTCTTGCCGGTGGCGCCGAGCTGCAACCCAGTTTCCATTTCGCAGTTGAAATGCTTGTGATCGTCGATGAGGGCGAAATCCGCATCACGCGCCCTTCGGACCGTGACATGGTGATCGGGCGAAACCGGTTCGCCTATGTCGCCGCGGGCACTGGCGCGGAGTTCGGTATCGCCAATCGATCGCCGAAGCCCGCTTCCTTTACAACGGTCGGGCTGTCGAGCTTCGCTGATGAGCCCGCCGCCTTTCGCGAATCTCTTGCCTTGCCGGCCGTACCCGACTGGCTGGCCAGCGGCGAGAACGACGATGTTGCCCCCGTTCGCCTTCGGACATTGGCGCGGGTGAGATGGCTGGATGTGGCGGCGGGGCAGGCAATCGATGTTCGTCTCGCAAGCGAGTTCGTTTATCTCGTCGTCATGGCTGGCAAGGTCGTGATCGGGCGCCATCGCATGACACGCCACGAAGGTCTGGCAATACAGAACGAAGCCAGCCTGGCGGTTGCAGCGGAGACACCAGCGAGCCTGATGCTGATCGAAGGCTAGGAGACCCGTGCTTCCGCCGGCAGCTTTGGCTGAGGCCCGCGAAAAGGATTTGGCTTTACTCCGGCGCAGGCTGGTCGCGGAACGCAGACTTGGGTGCAGGATTGCGCAAATAGGCGGACGTCACCTCGGGAAGCTCCACCCCGCTATGCATATCTTCGGTCCATGCGGCTTGCTCCGGCATCGGAAATTCGGGGTCGGCAATTGCGCCGACAGCCAGGCCGACAAAATGAGGCATGCGCTCGGTTTAACGACACAACTCTGCCCCGTGACAGTTACGTCGGCTTTCGTTGTAATTCACCGGAAAGCTGCCTGACCGTTATCGACCAGCACGCGCCGAGATCTACGATTTTGTTCCAGTTGACGCCAGCTCGCGAGCGACCGAAAGGAATGCGGCCAGCCCGGCGGACGGATGCCTCCGGCCTGGATAATAAAGACAGAGGCCGGGAAAGGGCGGGGTCCAGTCTTCAAGCAGGCGGACAAGCGTTCCTGCTTCGATATCGGCGATGACATCCTGTTCGAAATAAAAACCAATCCCGCGTCCCGCGATTACAGCGGCGCGCGACAGGTTGAACTCATCGAACGTCATCGGGCCGCTCACCTCGATCTGCGCGAGGTCGCCGCCCTTCTCGAAATGCCAACGGTAGAGCGCGCCATCGGGTAGGCGGACGCGAATGCAGTCGTGGGAAAGGAGATCGGTCGGTACCAGCGGTCCCGACCGTGTCTTAAGATAGGCTGGCGAGACGACCGCCGCGAAGCGCTGCGCTTCCCCGAGCGACAGGGCGATCATGTCGGTCGGAACGAGCGAGGCGACGCGAACGCCGAGATCGAAACCTTCGGCGACGATGTCGCGCAGCTGGCCCTCGGTTACGACGTCGACATGCATGTCGGGATAGCGGCG
The Sphingopyxis macrogoltabida genome window above contains:
- a CDS encoding DUF389 domain-containing protein, yielding MKAWRSFFSSRRTGLLERWWLREVVGTVDYADVVDRVRDEGGWNGHYVFMTLMSGGIAILGLLLSSPAVVIGAMLISPLMGPIVALGFGLATFDSEEVYRSLVALGLGIILAVGFSAIIVVLSPLQTVTAEIAARTRPNFFDLLVALFSGLAGAYAMVRGRHGAIVGVAIATALMPPLATIGFGLATGNGTVFAGAGLLFLTNLMVIALAAAIMARLYGFGHTLSPQQTRLQATLIMIVFLALGVPLGLALKQIAWEAVTSRQTGEIVAGQFGRDARISDLQIDYEARPLAITTTVLTPALVKDAERSAAAALTLSLGQPVRLEIDQLRVGSGDAETNQVAAARGPARGLAGERVADKLALVSGVDREKVLVDAERRRALVRAARIGTADLATYRELEARVAHTEPNWTVELVPPVLDLPAVTFDKDELDATGREAVGTAAWAARRRDLALDIVGGNPARRAKVAAALGLPEESVRMAAGGARLELWWVMTPVERARP
- a CDS encoding LysR family transcriptional regulator, which produces MSRLALRDFDAVLAVARRTSFRQAAIDLGMSTTALSHMIARIEVELGVRLFNRTTRSVALTDAGRVFVDRLGPSLQDVRETIEIVRERRATPTGTLRINAPPFAVRSPAFTHLLLEYSRRYPDMHVDVVTEGQLRDIVAEGFDLGVRVASLVPTDMIALSLGEAQRFAAVVSPAYLKTRSGPLVPTDLLSHDCIRVRLPDGALYRWHFEKGGDLAQIEVSGPMTFDEFNLSRAAVIAGRGIGFYFEQDVIADIEAGTLVRLLEDWTPPFPGLCLYYPGRRHPSAGLAAFLSVARELASTGTKS